The sequence below is a genomic window from Uranotaenia lowii strain MFRU-FL chromosome 2, ASM2978415v1, whole genome shotgun sequence.
tttattagtatcaattcatcattacatttatatttcattatgacattaaattaggtgttcaggtcaataatgaactgttcagagccccaTAGTTTACTTATcacttaaatttgtttattcgacttaaatttgttCAGCACAATTATGTATTTAAATGTAGGAGAGCATCctgtaatgtaaaaaaatactaataataaatttaaaactaaaaattatccttataataaactaatttttctaTCACACTTATTCTCCCATTTATCAAACGTCTTTGTAGTGAATGTTTAGATaatatatgtatgtacatttttttatacttaaCGCAACAtcatctttattattttttaatatttcataaattaaaaacgttattttggataatttggaattttctattccttaaaagtatttttttaaaagatattcaccgtcttagccgatttaggttttacagactgaataaaggACGTAGACAACTTAAAACTAACATTTAACACCcggtaccgagatgggaatcgaacacatgccatcagtggaccagcgattaccgtttCACCatgctaaccactcgaccatcGAGACgtacttgcaatattttcaagCCAGTCGGCGCTAACTATTGGCCATAAATCCAATGAAAAGTGAGTAGAAGAAAATATTACAAGGCGCACCAGTTAAGTATaattgctatttacagcgataccaatcatttaagaaccaaattgaacgtttacgacgattcagggattAGGTTTccgtattatcgaaaagaatGAATATGATCAAAACACGCTTTTgactttatttttgtaaaaaactaaaacagtcATAAAACAAACCGCGGCCGCGTTTGGCGGATTTTTGGAGCTCATTCATACTAACGTTTCTTCTCCGAAACATTTCCTGGAGTCAGGATAAAGTAGTGGAATTTcatgagtcacgtcactcgactcgCAGATTAACccccaatatagcaaaaacagtgaacaaataATATGGAGatataaaatctaaaacaattgagcgtccctcaaaacttctatgtggaaattttcatctcaatccaatgcataataacgtcaataccgcataaacattgaacagtttatatggacgacccctttggacgatCTTTGACCCTGAGTTTGAAATctggaatcgattgatcgttcctcaaaatactcttatgcaaatttgcatcaaaatcaaatctataataacgccaatatcgcaaaaacattgatcagttgatatggacaaccccttctacaaaatttgataactggaatcgattgttcgttccttaaaatccccgtctgcaaattttcatctaaatacaatgcataataactccaatatcgcaaaaacataaaaaagttgatatggacgacccctttggccgacccctgactctgAATTTTAATACCTGTAATCGATTACTCgttcctcaaaacactcatgtgcacattttcatatcaatccaatgcgtaataacgtcaatagagtaaaaacactgaacagttcatatggacgaccccttttgccgacccctgacacaaaattcaaaacctagaatcaattgctcatctctcaaaacccctatgtggacatttttgtcacaatccgacgaaaactaacgtcaatatcgcgaaaacaatatttgtcttgtatggacgaccccctttagaaagggtaatccgaaaatctgaaaacatttttcatcattcctgatcctaatgagtatccatgccaaatttcagctctctagctcttaagatggctgagcctatagaggacaaacaaacaaacaaacaaacaaacaaacaaacccacagaaattgctttttatatatatagactagctgatcccatacgaactccgtttcgctttcaacttggaatatgtcatgacctgtttttatgaaattcaattgccaagcattttccagctgcacttccgaattcattgttaagtgaTAATTGCACGGACACGTTCAGTATTTCggaaattacaatgtttggaaaaaatctaatgatggAAATATGTTTTCCTAGGTGTATTAACACTTCCGAGACCCTTTGTTGATTTGTAGCAAGCAAGGTctcataatagtaaacaaaacaaacaaacattttcaTGCTGCACCAttcgatgtaatttttgtactcagaaaaaaatccataactcgcaacatttttggaattttgaagcGTTTTCAACGGTGGAATCTTTATAAGGCTTCTCATTGGCCATCTGGAGGAAAACCATCTAATTTTGGTCGATGGGCTTGAACTACAAACGTCttagaaaaaaagttgctaggtCGGGTAAGAAGGACACTTCAAGGttgggtaaaacggacacataagtttttccagttattttaatttttatatcggTTTGATCTTCCATATGCTTTCAAAAGACCTTTGACTAGTGAAATTGTCTGTCAAAAACTACTCAGGTCATTAAAACTGCTTAAAGTTAATCCCTGATGAAAAAAGCCCTGTTAAAAACGAAATTACGAAAACCACACTGTTCCACAACCACACTGCTACCGGACTCGGACCAGTCGGCtctattttgattaaaaaacattctcgaatgcttattacaaaaaaaatgtactagagattttttttctggtaatATCTACCTTTTCtacgcagtgtccgttttacccgaccattttgaaaaactgtaatttgcaagcatgttttagattgctataaaaacagtctagatgaaggaaatttactaatGCCAACGGTTAATAtgatagcaaacaacctaaatTACCCATCTGACCGAAGACTGCGATGAAAAAGGCAATAACTGATTTTCTATTgtgattctaccttagggtgtccgtcttacctgACTTTCCCCTATAGACTGCTGACTATAGCTGACAAAATCGttgaatattcgaaaaattactgcttgtgagtggtggaaaaatatgcaaatactgtcaaaaatgtccacaaagttcaaatcaagcattggagtgaagcatatgatcagcaacttcggctaagaagggtcatcagggaagtcaagcctcataccagcatttttaattttcaataagcgaaaaagtAAGGGTAGAttgctgaaatttgaatttttttcctccgataagctgaaagtgttgcctggtaATGAGTCATGCAAACCTTACCTCCAACCACATTTTTCTTGTTAattccacagctcgtaagctgtatagccgatTCCGAGGCTATAGGACAGAttatttctgatgaacgaaaaatcatatgaaataccctattttaaacaaattccagcgtttgaatcctataccatgtctgctcatGGCAAAgccccgagtatattaaagtatgtatttgctggttattttgtaaaaaatataatgatttggcAAGATTTTGCTCCTgtgggaaaaaaacaacaattttcaaaacgaaaactacggttttcactgtttctaaaagcctaaaaagagtaatctttcaTGTACCCTTcacaacctacgatctatactaaccgattatactttaagttcaatcttatgatggttttacttcgttattgcaaGATTTTGCcagctaaaatttcattaaaaacgctcaaaaataatcaaatttgttaatttcgaaacagctgtttcCACTAAATtaccctcagtttcttttaaaagagaatcattggtccgaaaagtagcagaaattgaaggaggaggatgtagccatcttaaatacagattagacgaagtatgagtttgaaaaactgatcaatatcatgactgaaaaaagtgtgcgctagccgatgggaggtaccaagaataaagtagaatttattcttacgaaaaaaacaataaatattttttttcaaattttttcatgaattatcataagattaccttcatttccttcataggaaGTATTCAGATcgaacgaaaggtttttgagatacacgcatttgttactgtcccatttctaaaagaactaagctttattgaTCGTTTCTCGTGTTATGACGGCGATATTTTAAATCGTGACTCGAAAAAGGAGGGAAAAATCTGTTTCAACAGCTCTTGCATCACatgacgtgtttttttttattctataagttatttagtttattgaaaacaaaattcaattgaatagTTTGTACAGAGCCGTTTTGTTTCTTCACAATCACTAAAACATTGGCATCGAATATCCTCCGTTGAATTGCATGTAGTCAACAAATCAGTTTTCGGACGTTTTGATTATTGAAATGTTGTATAATTTATGTTTTGTCTTGTttatcaagatttgagtttaataaatattttgtcTATCATTTCAATTGTAGCTATGAGATGAACAACATGATTTATGGCACAGTTTGCAATGTCAATGCGGCGAATGGGTGATGACCTAATGATGATAGTAGGTAGGATAGGCAACCTTGGCAACCGGGACAGCAACCTTGGTCAGGACTGGAGCAACGACCTTGGCAACTGGGACTGCCTTGACGACCTTGTGTCCAAGTGGCTCTCGTCGGACGACGGCGTTGAATCCGTTATGCTCATCGGCGGTGTAGTCGACAATGCGCTGATAGCCGTCAGCATCGATCAAGGTGTACTGTCCGACGACGTTGTCTCCATGACGTTCCTCCTGCTGGCTCTTGATGTCTCCGGTGTGATCATCATGGACCGAGTACTGGAAGTGGTACTCAGCTGGGGCATCGTGGTATTCCACATGCTTGACAGCCACCGGAAGAACGACGGCACTGGCAGCAGCAACCAGAGCGAGGAGGGCGAAGaactgtgaaatttttaaaatttatgattataaaactttaacACTAAACACACTACACAACTTACTTTGAAAGACATTGCTGCGGGGGGATAGATTGAAGTTAGAACTTAAGATCGGAAAGGTAGAGAGCAAAATGATATCATTCTACGCTGACCGATCAATATTTATACCGTACGCATTCAGCAAGaactaaattgaccaaattatgGGACCATTAAGAACCAAAAGAAAATCTCCATTTATCGGATTTGTCAGTGCGTAGATGCAAATGGTTACGCCTCGGCACTCAAAAACTGGTGCAGCACGTGATCAACTAGCAGGTATCTAGCTGTTGCATTTCGTATCCCCATGAAAATTGAAGGAACTTTATTAGCACTCTAAGAACTCaatcgtttttttctttttcctcaCCTTCCATTGCTGTTGGTTTAAGCCGCTCCGCCTAAGCAAGACAAGTTGGCGCCTTGCTCAAAGCTTAGCTCCTTTGAATGGGAATAAATCAGTGCACTGTAGCAGTGGAATAAGCTTTGGTCAGGAGCAACAATGAATAGGATAGTATCGGTAAAAAACATTGGGGCTTATCTTGGCGTCAATTTTAAACGCAGAACGTAGG
It includes:
- the LOC129748412 gene encoding cuticle protein-like, whose translation is MSFKFFALLALVAAASAVVLPVAVKHVEYHDAPAEYHFQYSVHDDHTGDIKSQQEERHGDNVVGQYTLIDADGYQRIVDYTADEHNGFNAVVRREPLGHKVVKAVPVAKVVAPVLTKVAVPVAKVAYPTYYHH